One genomic region from Salinicola endophyticus encodes:
- a CDS encoding VOC family protein: MPSFLSPDAIRDRFSRAMSAMYQTEVPQYGTLLELVETVNRETLAGDPELAARLEAHDDLARLGVERHGAIRVGTAAELAGLRRLFAVMGMQPVGYYDLSAAGVPVHATAFRPVDDAALARNPFRVFTSLLRLELIEDRQLRERAAAILDARQIFTPEALALIERHEAQGGLSEDDAERFVAAALETFRWHREATVDWPTYCALHDQHRLIADVVCFRGPHINHLTPRTLDIDTVQRRMPEVGITPKAVIEGPPRRACPILLRQTSFKALEEEIRFADRQQGSHSARFGEIEQRGMALTPAGREHYDQLLAAARERSQGLDNAAHQQVLDAVFTAFPDDLTELRRQGLAYFDYRLTPAGEAVREAAVGGETADLAAVDLATVDLEAAIARGWVSVQPITYEDFLPVSAAGIFQSNLGDARSDGYAGHANRDDFEQALGAPVIDELALYARREAASRQRVMHALGLEACSADN, from the coding sequence ATGCCCTCGTTTCTCTCCCCCGATGCGATCCGCGACCGCTTCTCGCGCGCCATGTCGGCGATGTATCAGACAGAAGTCCCCCAGTACGGCACGCTCCTGGAGCTGGTCGAGACCGTCAATCGCGAGACTCTCGCCGGCGACCCCGAGCTGGCCGCCAGACTCGAGGCCCACGATGACCTGGCACGTCTCGGCGTCGAGCGCCACGGCGCCATTCGCGTGGGCACGGCAGCGGAGCTGGCTGGGCTACGCCGGCTGTTCGCGGTGATGGGCATGCAGCCGGTGGGCTACTACGACCTCTCCGCGGCGGGGGTACCGGTTCACGCCACCGCCTTCCGTCCGGTGGACGACGCCGCGCTGGCGCGCAACCCCTTCCGTGTCTTCACCTCACTGCTGCGCTTGGAGCTGATCGAGGATCGCCAGCTGCGCGAGCGCGCCGCTGCCATCCTCGACGCCCGCCAGATCTTCACCCCGGAGGCGCTGGCGCTGATCGAGCGCCACGAAGCCCAGGGCGGGCTGAGCGAGGACGACGCCGAGCGCTTCGTCGCCGCCGCGCTGGAGACCTTCCGCTGGCACCGCGAGGCAACCGTCGACTGGCCCACCTACTGCGCCCTGCACGACCAGCATCGGCTGATCGCCGATGTGGTCTGCTTCCGTGGCCCGCATATCAATCACCTGACCCCGCGCACCCTGGATATCGACACGGTGCAGCGCCGCATGCCCGAGGTCGGGATCACCCCCAAGGCGGTGATCGAGGGCCCGCCCCGGCGCGCCTGCCCGATCCTGCTGCGCCAGACCAGCTTCAAGGCGCTGGAGGAGGAGATTCGTTTCGCCGACCGCCAGCAGGGGTCGCACAGTGCCCGCTTCGGCGAGATCGAGCAGCGTGGCATGGCGCTGACGCCAGCCGGACGCGAGCACTACGACCAGCTGCTGGCAGCCGCCCGCGAGCGCAGCCAGGGCCTCGACAACGCTGCCCACCAGCAGGTACTCGACGCTGTCTTCACGGCGTTCCCCGATGACCTGACGGAGCTGCGCCGCCAGGGGCTGGCCTATTTCGATTACCGGCTGACCCCAGCGGGCGAGGCGGTCAGAGAGGCAGCGGTGGGTGGGGAGACGGCGGACCTGGCAGCGGTGGATCTGGCCACAGTGGACCTGGAAGCGGCGATCGCCCGCGGCTGGGTCAGCGTGCAGCCGATCACCTACGAGGATTTCCTGCCGGTGAGTGCGGCCGGTATCTTCCAGTCCAATCTCGGTGACGCGCGCAGCGACGGCTACGCCGGTCACGCCAATCGCGACGACTTCGAGCAGGCGCTGGGGGCGCCGGTGATCGACGAGCTGGCGCTCTATGCTCGGCGCGAGGCGGCATCACGCCAGCGCGTGATGCACGCCCTGGGGCTCGAAGCCTGCAGTGCCGACAACTGA
- a CDS encoding FAD-dependent oxidoreductase produces the protein MQADVVVLGAGMIGVSTALQLQRRGRNVVLVDRRAPGEETSYGNAGLIQREAVEPYPFPHDSRMIFKVARKGGIDVNYHPSALPHLASPLAQYWWWSSPSRYAQVAREYSRLIAHCLSEHDSLIEEAGAGALVRKSGWRTAYRSQEALEKGLANAERLAQEYGVEHAPVSGDELARLEPGLTQRLAGAVHWTQPWSVRDPGALVASYASLFQARGGAFVSGDAATLERHGAGWRVTTSEGPVEAAEAVVALGPWSDELLRRFGYHLPLFVKRGYHRHYDMPTPLSMAMLDAENGIMLAPMNRGLRITTGAEFARLDARATPLQSSKAERVARELLAIGDAVEQTPWLGARPCTPDMKPVIGPAPKHAGLWFHFGHAHQGFTLGPASGRLLAEMMCGETPYIEPAPYSAKRF, from the coding sequence ATGCAAGCGGATGTGGTGGTGCTGGGGGCCGGCATGATCGGGGTCTCGACCGCGCTGCAGTTGCAGCGGCGTGGGCGCAACGTGGTGCTGGTGGATCGCCGCGCGCCGGGGGAGGAGACCTCCTACGGCAACGCCGGCCTGATCCAGCGCGAGGCGGTGGAGCCCTATCCCTTCCCGCACGACAGCCGCATGATCTTCAAGGTCGCGCGCAAGGGCGGCATCGACGTCAACTACCACCCCTCGGCGCTGCCGCATCTGGCCTCGCCGCTGGCGCAGTACTGGTGGTGGTCCTCGCCGTCGCGTTACGCCCAGGTGGCGAGGGAGTACAGCCGGCTGATCGCCCACTGTCTGAGCGAGCACGACAGCCTGATCGAGGAGGCCGGCGCCGGGGCGCTGGTGCGCAAGAGCGGCTGGCGCACCGCCTACCGCAGCCAGGAGGCGCTGGAGAAAGGGCTGGCCAATGCCGAGCGGCTGGCTCAGGAGTACGGGGTCGAGCATGCGCCGGTCAGCGGCGACGAGCTGGCGCGGCTGGAGCCCGGGCTGACCCAGCGCCTGGCGGGGGCGGTGCACTGGACCCAGCCGTGGTCGGTGCGCGACCCCGGCGCGCTGGTGGCGAGCTACGCCAGCCTGTTCCAGGCCCGCGGCGGCGCCTTCGTCAGCGGCGATGCCGCGACCCTCGAACGCCACGGCGCCGGCTGGCGGGTGACCACCAGCGAAGGGCCGGTCGAGGCCGCCGAGGCGGTGGTGGCGTTGGGCCCGTGGTCGGATGAGCTGCTGCGGCGCTTCGGCTATCACCTGCCGCTGTTCGTCAAACGCGGCTATCACCGCCACTACGACATGCCGACGCCGCTGAGCATGGCGATGCTGGATGCCGAGAACGGCATCATGCTGGCGCCGATGAATCGCGGCCTGCGCATCACCACCGGGGCAGAGTTCGCGCGTCTCGACGCCCGCGCCACGCCGCTGCAGTCGAGCAAGGCCGAGCGGGTCGCGCGCGAGCTTCTGGCGATCGGCGATGCGGTCGAGCAGACCCCATGGCTCGGCGCGCGGCCGTGCACGCCGGACATGAAACCGGTGATCGGCCCGGCGCCCAAGCACGCCGGGCTGTGGTTCCACTTCGGCCACGCTCACCAGGGCTTCACCCTCGGGCCAGCGTCGGGGCGGCTGCTGGCGGAGATGATGTGCGGCGAGACGCCCTATATCGAGCCGGCGCCCTATTCGGCCAAGCGCTTCTGA
- a CDS encoding D-glycerate dehydrogenase: protein MRKRILAYRRLDEQQLDQLRERYQVDYFGKLASADDPAFREALGQAHGLIGAGVKITPELLDAAPNLETISSISVGVDSYPVEELTRRGILLSHTPDVLTETTADTGFALIMASARRVVELAEYVKRGEWQASIGAEQFGTDVHGKTLGMIGFGRIGQAIARRGALGFGMRVLYAKASPKPALEQELGARHCELDELLREADFVCAIVPLNADTRHLIGAAEFARMKSSAIFINLARGEVVDEAAMIEALERGEIRGAGLDVFAQEPLPADSPLPRLANVVALPHIGSATHETRTAMAQRAVDNLLLALDGKRPLSPFNPEAWPERLD from the coding sequence ATGCGCAAGCGTATCCTGGCCTATCGCCGTCTCGACGAGCAGCAGCTCGACCAGCTCCGCGAGCGCTATCAGGTCGACTACTTCGGCAAGCTCGCCTCCGCCGACGACCCGGCATTCCGCGAGGCGCTGGGCCAGGCCCACGGGCTGATCGGCGCGGGGGTGAAGATCACCCCCGAGCTGCTCGACGCGGCGCCGAATCTCGAGACCATTTCGAGCATTTCGGTGGGCGTGGACAGCTACCCGGTCGAGGAGCTGACCCGCCGCGGCATCCTGCTCAGCCATACCCCGGACGTGCTCACCGAGACCACCGCCGACACCGGCTTCGCGCTGATCATGGCGAGTGCCCGGCGGGTGGTGGAGCTGGCCGAGTACGTCAAGCGCGGCGAGTGGCAGGCGAGTATCGGCGCCGAGCAGTTCGGCACCGACGTGCATGGCAAGACCCTGGGCATGATCGGCTTCGGCCGGATCGGCCAGGCGATCGCCCGCCGCGGTGCGCTGGGCTTCGGCATGCGCGTGCTCTACGCCAAGGCCTCGCCCAAACCGGCACTGGAGCAGGAGCTGGGGGCACGCCACTGCGAGCTGGACGAGCTGCTGCGCGAGGCCGACTTCGTCTGCGCCATCGTGCCGCTCAACGCCGACACCCGGCACCTGATCGGCGCGGCCGAGTTCGCGCGCATGAAGTCGAGCGCGATCTTCATCAATCTGGCCCGCGGCGAGGTGGTCGACGAAGCCGCGATGATCGAGGCCCTCGAACGCGGCGAGATCCGCGGCGCCGGTCTCGACGTCTTCGCGCAGGAGCCGCTGCCGGCCGACTCGCCGCTGCCGCGCCTGGCCAACGTGGTCGCGCTGCCGCACATCGGCTCCGCCACCCACGAGACGCGCACCGCCATGGCCCAGCGCGCCGTCGACAACCTGCTGCTGGCGCTGGATGGCAAGCGCCCGCTCAGCCCGTTCAATCCCGAGGCGTGGCCCGAGCGGCTCGACTGA
- a CDS encoding HAD family hydrolase, translated as MPDPLCLLFDCDGTLVDSEPLLAEIMAKYLTQAGLPFRPIDYMNDFRGARFGSIVAHLERAYGAIDPTLREETERDMRREMNERMLNELAPIEGAAGALDALGGLPRCVASNGPEHKIRRALDSTGLRHFFDDHIYSAYSVGSWKPDPGLFLHAGRDMGFDPAHCVVIDDAQVGVRAALAAGMRVIHINRFPEREATPAGAIAIGHMRELPTAVDRLLPMLAANHA; from the coding sequence ATGCCCGACCCGCTCTGCTTGCTTTTCGATTGCGACGGCACCCTGGTCGACAGCGAACCGCTGCTGGCCGAGATCATGGCCAAGTACCTCACCCAGGCCGGTCTTCCGTTTCGCCCCATCGACTACATGAACGATTTTCGCGGCGCGCGCTTCGGCAGCATCGTGGCGCATCTCGAACGCGCCTACGGCGCGATCGACCCCACGCTGCGCGAAGAGACCGAGCGCGACATGCGCCGTGAGATGAACGAGCGCATGCTCAACGAGCTCGCACCGATCGAAGGCGCCGCCGGTGCCCTCGATGCGCTGGGCGGGCTGCCGCGCTGCGTCGCCTCCAACGGCCCCGAGCACAAGATCCGCCGCGCGCTCGACAGCACCGGGCTACGCCACTTCTTCGATGATCATATCTACAGCGCCTACAGCGTGGGCAGCTGGAAGCCCGACCCCGGCCTGTTCCTGCACGCCGGCCGCGACATGGGCTTCGACCCGGCCCACTGCGTGGTGATCGACGATGCCCAGGTCGGCGTGCGCGCTGCGCTGGCCGCCGGCATGCGTGTGATACACATCAACCGCTTCCCCGAGCGCGAAGCCACACCGGCGGGCGCCATCGCCATCGGTCATATGCGCGAGCTGCCTACTGCCGTCGATCGACTGCTGCCGATGCTCGCTGCCAACCACGCCTGA